A stretch of the Zeugodacus cucurbitae isolate PBARC_wt_2022May chromosome 6, idZeuCucr1.2, whole genome shotgun sequence genome encodes the following:
- the LOC105218677 gene encoding helicase domino isoform X3, which produces MNEGESAGGGHQRASPAPPAVSDHRSVLSSTNTTASVATTTYTGITTPTTITVATPEAHQVVATTFGDTTVTPRSFQQAFTQQHLPKLQAQQQQQQIATTTNTRITTTNLQNPQNKSLQQKFQQQVAQAQQTSMPQTSLIAVTANTASDFVSLAQNPIENITAGAQHTQQRGATTETSGSLLNSFSTSTSATSVIGEAAQVDTYSGSPLAKRPKLVGSSIGSGSLTASLLPASGSAQENSNTAVSAPEDINALKKRILEQKYLRLRSLRERHTENVAELFYLQSGGNMMDYPTWRKKPPTPQFATFSNAYRLDQLVNEDRAAALAQQQQQKSTTDNIATIIGVASGNQQQQQLQTQKQTQDYLTAITNKTSAQSQIATEISSSNSNSSGGSNSNSNSSGTATTAASTNVSHLLNATVAAAAAATTATTTATTSTPSSACVSGNTSTTNASGDVLPQGAEIKIPAVGATPVAVSTKLPAAVVQLTQQGHIPGRPLGGRHGMVFGQIPAPPAVGNTTLPLVPGGTPLVPAIGSSVGGGGSPAVLRRNGNGAAAAASPGTTGVGSSSNILHANSPATTPNAVLVPATVNGSGAAAATASGSSSNVALSGTTSSLNTPTASNSVQEFSFKAKQEVYVLQRVSELQREGLWTEKRLPKLQEPSRPKAHWDYLLEEMVWLAADFAQERKWKKNAAKKCAKMVQKYFQDKANAAQKAEKAQEAHLKRIAAFLSKEVKMFWSNVEKLVEYKHHTKLEEKRKKALDQHLSFIVDQTEKFSQQLAEGMNKSIMDATAGASGAPSMDSSRISSPKREAGNGSDDDFRPESGSEDDEETIAKAEEEAADVKEEVAALEKESQMDLDDFLKDLPKGYLENRDKILLEEDDEDSKMATSSQEDDADDAEFEANEESDDDENTISKQEEEEMDVDHQKEIDDLEADNDLTVEQLLAKYKSGKIDEPTTTATTTTTTTARGKKIAAPTPKKRAKIEIDSDDDEVADDASSDGTVVETESESGGEDSNDEAEAHTSNDESEENEQEDGLKSLLEDTEGNSKDDMIKDAAALAESIQPKGNTLSSTNVVTPVPFLLKHSLREYQHIGLDWLVTMNERKLNGILADEMGLGKTIQTIALLAHLACVKGNWGPHLIVVPSSVMLNWEMEFKKWCPAFKILTYYGTQKERKLKRVGWTKPNAFHVCITSYKLVVQDQQSFRRKKWKYLILDEAQNIKNFKSQRWQLLLNFSTERRLLLTGTPLQNDLMELWSLMHFLMPYVFSSHREFKEWFSNPMTGMIEGNMEYNETLISRLHKVIRPFLLRRLKKEVEKQMPKKYEHVVMCRLSNRQRYLYDDFMSRAKTKETLQTGNLLSVINVLMQLRKVCNHPNMFEVRPTISPFQMEGITYEAPRIVYDLLEYDPFTHVDLHALNLVLIDLELTLTAYVSHKSRVLEAPRKLIEEIDNAPAPPPPCPRGKFKFYIRVRDQQVQQNLSHHSAATVRVGASPAMRTEGNKMVPLRETNNANIRLVKRLNNINPMNTSKMSTLAMAPSTSTTAAALAVTNSTAGGSMGNIRTASGISLTRVQVAQQTGGSLAPPAAKIAKLVQHGNGKEYFIVTSSAGSSALSDTISGSGNAAGNRLTLVCKSGGGQTNALSGARANVGIKTKTEKLLNTIAQQVKRATNDVTAMDVDEQETTATETSEGDPIYNMQEILEKRKEQRMARLKLLSNVNRRRIDGVPIYGEDCRDALTKCVRPSQTLEYSTWQTRSYTNCSTAMTRRDSWTLSKILKSYERRVEELRQTFGNFVIYVPSACAPRIRFFVQHLTSGRLQRERAIESGVTQYVSPKLALLHPVISAMTTQFPDPRLIQYDCGKLQTLDRLLRQLKSEQHRVLIFTQMTKMLDVLEAFLNYHGHIYLRLDGSTRVEQRQLHMERFNGDKRIFCFILSTRSGGVGINLTGADTVIFYDSDWNPTMDAQAQDRCHRIGQTRDVHIYRLVSEKTIEVNILKKANQKRMLSDMAIEGGNFTTTYFKSSTIKDLFNLEQAEQDGSNGSASDATTAKDNKPSTSTSTAAAIVSELGSEIETEKQSLRAFESALAAAEDEQDVQATKTAKAEAAADLAEFDETIPIDEATMAEGAATTEMSKADLEMQNLVKQLSPIERYAMRFVEETGAAWTAEQLRAAEEEIEAQKREWEANRLAALQKEEEMLKKEAEAEEMLTYNRKDASNQIWISDNTMEQMPMWCPPTPPQDDNDIYIDYSLTFMYEMGPIPETELPPVYIKKDYKRSRGDAGFTMDGSRRPLKMRREDNYVAPRSLFDRPSAAIARIRRDLKNQRYRGVFKPNVQIPGLKPQTPQKQLVEPEGMVEWTIFEDIVILHVLVNLQGLPCNLMVLSPGHTPNWDLVSEIVNFQAKTFRSAKQCRWRYEMVIQPREEGKFVESPKKQKKMKAMLKSEYLKGPLRYLRTTLLYANDNNTTFTKLMRSRFDCIKAAYLKKAPPPKRHFSTPNLMNPKHMEVLQEFGISNYDQPISPLNIAAMKANKIREKQRSQCPPPPPPVPAQSVPVQQQQQQVQQQQQTTAVQIQEMVVQQQSVSSASSMQQASGLHTQQLQIQHIASGNVQGVTQQPTATAIVLQHAGSLPVTHQQQTSGNAASQSQQQQQQQILRANMGNTQIVKAIVAPQSGLLTAGQMQQLTQQAAAAGAQHVQLQQQGGNVGSSSTVSVVLTTPVQTLSSSVQSAQQHVQSSNAQIVSISPQTIVSSGASQSGGSIVQTIPSQTLPQVVSVSQLATVGTVLTTSANLQPSGTVTTLNTSALRAQRIVAATTGALQDVVLQQRSGNPSPTIVSMSNLGPSVAAAQFQAAQLRLTSMPGTTQQVTKVPVSTLQQSAKLTGNVGGNAPPHIQLYRQRQQLKVLQTTSGQGGGQTLVQTASGQTALVNAAGTVIQGSLVQTAGGQATMQVQGQKVAVATVSSSNMVAAPSGGVATSVATVQVAHQGRAQFIKQVAGKQTIARQVGDDMVLVKRQVIGAHQKAQVLQQGQIFNTTATTAQGTTVQLQQQQTQGAGGSAQQQLQAQQQQQQVQQVTAQQIATLVKTSSGIIMQQGGGGVTVSTGGGQQQGTTVNMAALSHLKPGGQIKVTTSMANQAQMRQLHMQPLNMPRKINRMTQIAAAAQGGQQVTTSVGQSPTGATVVQQPKGAGGVQTQLVQIQNTKSLPSSVTVQHVMRQGQQGSLTATGLVLSKTNVGRVIPVSVASQSNQRQTIQVVSAASAQAALAAGNLRAHVASGQNIAGTIKVGTAGGNQSQTQQTIHLIQQQVAAQQGQRQNASPVRLQTAGGNLVAVVQQQSIQQQQQQQAMTSLASSGAGQGEVMTITQTIATSSGGGGNQQQQQQQQTTAQQVRTLVKKKIMQIRSEKE; this is translated from the exons ATGAATGAAGGTGAGTCAGCAGGAGGGGGGCATCAACGGGCTAGCCCAGCCCCTCCTGCTGTATCCGACCATAGATCAGTTTTATCGTCAACAAATACAACAGCATCGGTGGCTACAACCACCTATACGGGTATaaccacaccaacaacaataaccgttGCCACACCTGAGGCGCATCAAGTAGTGGCGACAACGTTTGGTGATACGACCGTTACACCTCGCAGCTTTCAACAAGCATTCACGCAGCAACATTTGCCAAAATTGcaagcacagcaacaacaacagcaaattgctacaacaacaaacacaagaataactacaacaaatttacaaaatccACAAAACAAATCGTTGCAACAGAAATTTCAACAACAAGTGGCGCAGGCGCAGCAAACGTCTATGCCGCAAACATCACTAATCGCGGTAACAGCAAATACAGCGAGTGATTTTGTTTCGTTAGCACAAAATCCAATTGAAAATATAACTGCTGGTGCACAGCATACGCAACAACGCGGTGCAACAACGGAAACGTCGGGCAGTCTTCTAAATAGTTTTTCAACCTCAACGAGTGCGACAAGTGTAATTGGAGAGGCGGCGCAAGTAGATACGTACAGCGGTTCACCGCTGGCAAAGCGTCCGAAACTAGTGGGGAGTAGTATCGGCAGTGGTAGCCTGACTGCTTCGTTGTTGCCAGCAAGTGGGAGTGCGCAGGAGAACAGCAATACGGCAGTGTCTGCACCAGAGGATATAAATGCGCTCAAGAAGCGCATTTTGGAGCAAAAGTATCTCCGTTTGCGTAGTCTTAGAGAAAG ACACACAGAAAATGTCGCCGAATTATTCTATTTACAAAGCGGTGGCAACATGATGGACTACCCGACGTGGCGTAAGAAACCACCAACCCCACAATTCGCCACCTTTAGCAATGCTTATCGTCTAGATCAGTTAGTTAACGAGGACAGAGCGGCTGCAttagcacagcaacaacaacagaaatcaaCAACTGATAATATAGCAACAATAATTGGTGTTGCCAGCGgcaatcagcagcaacaacaattgcaaacacaaaaacaaacacaagacTATTTGActgcaataacaaataaaacg AGTGCGCAATCTCAAATAGCTACAGAAATAAGTAGTAGTAATAGTAACAGTAGTGGTGgtagcaatagcaacagcaacagcagtggTACCGCAACAACAGCGGCTTCGACGAACGTTAGTCATTTGCTTAATGctacagtagcagcagcagcggcagcaactaccgccacaacaacagcaacaacttcgACACCTAGTAGCGCGTGTGTCAGTGGTAATACAAGTACCACCAATGCAAGTGGCGACGTGCTGCCACAGGGTGCTGAAATCAAAATTCCCGCCGTAGGTGCAACGCCTGTGGCAGTCTCCACAAAACTACCAGCCGCTGTTGTACAACTGACTCAACAAG GTCACATACCCGGTAGACCTTTAGGAGGTCGGCACGGGATGGTATTTGGTCAAATACCCGCCCCACCAGCTGTAGGAAATACTACCTTACCTTTGGTGCCAG GTGGCACACCGCTTGTACCTGCTATCGGTAGTAGTGTTGGTGGTGGCGGCTCACCGGCGGTGTTGCGTCGCAATGGCAACGGTGCCGCGGCAGCTGCATCACCCGGCACAACCGGcgtcggcagcagcagcaacatatTACATGCCAATTCACCTGCGACGACGCCCAATGCCGTGCTGGTGCCGGCGACTGTGAATGGTAGCGGCGCGGCCGCAGCAACGgccagtggcagcagcagcaatgtcGCGCTGAGCGGCACAACCAGCAGCCTGAACACGCCCACTGCGTCGAATAGCGTGCAAGAGTTTTCATTCAAAGCCAAGCAAGAGGTTTATGTGCTCCAGCGCGTGTCCGAGCTACAGCGAGAGGGATTATGGACTGAGAAACGTTTGCCAAAACTGCAAGAGCCCAGCCGTCCGAAGGCGCATTGGGATTACCTGCTAGAGGAGATGGTCTGGTTGGCGGCAGACTTTGCACAAGAGCGCAAATGGAAGAAGAATGCGGCTAAGAAATGCGCCAAAATGGTGCAGAAATACTTCCAGGACAAGGCGAATGCGGCGCAGAAAGCGGAGAAGGCGCAAGAGGCGCACCTGAAACGCATCGCCGCATTCCTCTCGAAGGAGGTGAAAATGTTTTGGTCCAATGTGGAGAAATTGGTGGAGTACAAGCATCACACCAAGCTGGAGGAGAAACGCAAGAAGGCGCTGGATCAGCATTTGAGTTTCATTGTCGATCAGACGGAGAAGTTCTCACAGCAGTTGGCAGAGGGCATGAATAAGAGCATCATGGATGCAACGGCCGGTGCGAGTGGTGCGCCTAGTATGGACTCGAGCCGAATATCGTCGCCCAAGCGTGAGGCGGGCAATGGTTCCGATG ATGACTTCCGTCCAGAATCCGGTTCCGAGGATGACGAGGAAACCATAGCCAAAGCGGAAGAGGAGGCGGCCGATGTTAAAGAAGAGGTTGCCGCATTGGAAAAAGAATCTCAAATGGATCTAGATGATTTTCTCAAAGATTTGCCGAAAGGCTATTTGGAGAATCGTGATAAAATCTTGCTTGAGGAGGATGACGAAGATTCCAAAATGGCCACGAGCAGTCAAGAAGACGATGCCGATGACGCCGAATTCGAGGCGAATGAAGAGAGTGATGACGATGAGAATACCATAAGCAaacaagaagaggaagaaatgGATGTCGATCATCAGAAGGAAATCGATGATTTGGAAGCCGATAACGACCTGACGGTCGAACAACTGTTGGCCAAGTACAAGTCGGGCAAAATCGATGAACCAACAACAacggcgacgacgacgacgacgacgacggcgCGTGGTAAGAAGATTGCGGCGCCGACGCCGAAAAAACGCGCCAAAATCGAAATCGATTCGGACGATGACGAAGTGGCCGACGATGCGAGCAGCGATGGCACTGTGGTTGAAACGGAGAGCGAGTCCGGCGGTGAAGACAGCAACGACGAGGCGGAGGCGCACACATCGAATGACGAAAGCGAAGAGAACGAGCAGGAAGATGGCTTGAAAAGTCTGCTGGAGGAT ACCGAGGGCAACAGCAAGGATGACATGATCAAAGATGCTGCTGCTTTGGCCGAAAGCATACAGCCCAAAGGCAATACGCTATCATCTACAAATGTGGTAACGCCAGTGCCGTTCCTGCTGAAGCATTCCCTGCGCGAGTACCAGCACATCGGCTTGGATTGGCTGGTCACAATGAATGAGCGCAAACTGAACGGCATTCTGGCCGATGAGATGGGTTTGGGTAAGACCATACAAACCATTGCGCTGCTGGCGCATTTGGCCTGCGTCAAGGGAAATTGGGGCCCGCATTTGATTGTGGTGCCGTCGTCGGTGATGCTCAATTgggagatggaattcaaaaaatgGTGTCCGGCATTCAAAATACTCACCTACTATGGCACGCAGAAGGAGCGTAAGCTCAAACGCGTCGGCTGGACGAAACCGAATGCGTTTCATGTCTGCATAACGTCCTACAAGTTGGTCGTGCAGGATCAGCAGAGTTTCCGGCGTAAAAAGTGGAAATATCTGATATTGGACGAGGCGCAGAATATAAAGAATTTCAAGTCACAACGTTGGCAACTGCTGCTGAACTTCTCCACAGAAAG ACGCTTACTGCTCACCGGCACGCCACTACAAAACGATTTGATGGAACTCTGGTCGTTGATGCATTTCCTCATGCCCTATGTGTTTTCATCGCATCGCGAATTCAAAGAATGGTTCTCAAATCCCATGACCGGCATGATCGAAGGCAATATGGAGTACAATGAGACGCTCATAAGTCGGCTGCACAAG GTCATACGCCCCTTCCTACTGCGTCGTCTCAAAAAGGAAGTCGAGAAGCAAATGCCGAAGAAATACGAACATGTTGTAATGTGTCGTTTGTCCAATCGTCAGCGCTACTTGTATGATGACTTTATGAGCCGCGCAAA AACCAAGGAGACGCTGCAGACGGGCAATCTTTTGAGCGTCATCAATGTGCTCATGCAGTTGCGTAAAGTCTGTAATCATCCGAATATGTTTGAAGTGCGTCCCACCATATCGCCATTTCAAATGGAGGGCATTACCTATGAGGCGCCGCGTATTGTTTACGATCTGCTGGAGTACGATCCATTTACG CACGTCGATTTGCATGCGCTCAACCTAGTGCTAATCGATTTGGAGCTCACACTCACCGCTTACGTATCGCACAAGTCACGCGTGCTCGAAGCGCCGCGCAAGCTAATCGAGGAAATTGACAACGCGCCAGCACCGCCACCACCCTGTCCGCGCGGCAAATTCAAATTCTACATACGCGTACGCGATCAACAAGTACAACAGAATTTGAGCCATCACAGCGCGGCGACAGTGCGCGTCGGCGCCAGTCCTGCTATGCGCACCGAAGGCAACAAAATGGTGCCGTTGCGCGAGACGAACAACGCGAATATACGACTGGTGAAGCGTTTGAATAACATCAATCCGATGAATACGTCCAAAATGTCCACGCTCGCCATGGCGCCCTCAACGTCGACCACCGCGGCGGCGCTGGCGGTGACCAATAGCACAGCTGGCGGCAGTATGGGCAATATACGCACCGCCAGCGGTATATCGCTGACACGCGTGCAAGTCGCACAGCAAACGGGCGGTAGTCTGGCGCCGCCTGCAGCTAAAATCGCTAAACTGGTGCAACATGGCAATGGGAAAGAGTATTTCATTGTGACATCCTCTGCCGGCAGCAGTGCACTGAGCGACACAATAAGTGGCAGTGGTAATGCGGCGGGCAATCGCTTGACGCTGGTTTGTAAAAGTGGCGGCGGACAGACAAACGCGTTGAGTGGCGCGCGTGCCAATGTAGGTATTAAAACGAAAACGGAGAAGCTGTTGAATACTATTGCGCAACAAGTGAAGAGGGCGACGAACGATGTCACGGCAATGGACGTCGATGAGCAAGAGACGACTGCGACGGAAACATCCGAAGGTGATCCGATTTACAATATGCAAGAGATACTGGAGAAGCGTAAGGAGCAGCGCATGGCGCGTCTCAAGTTGCTGTCCAACGTGAATCGACGCCGCATAGACGGCGTGCCCATATACGGGGAGGATTGTCGCGATGCGCTGACGAAATGTGTACGGCCCAGTCAGACGTTGGAATACTCCACGTGGCAAACACGCAGCTACACAAATTGCAGCACAGCGATGACGCGCCGCGACAGTTGGACGCTCAGCAAGATACTCAAATCGTATGAGCGGCGCGTTGAAGAGTTGCGTCAAACGTTTGGCAATTTCGTGATTTACGTGCCGTCGGCATGTGCGCCGCGCATACGTTTCTTTGTGCAGCACCTGACATCAGGCCGTTTGCAACGCGAGCGCGCCATTGAAAGCGGCGTCACGCAATATGTCTCTCCGAAGCTGGCGCTACTACATCCAGTCATCTCGGCGATGACGACGCAATTCCCCGATCCGCGTCTTATACAATACGATTGCGGTAAATTGCAAACACTCGATCGGCTCTTGCGTCAACTGAAGTCGGAGCAACATCGTGTGCTCATCTTCACGCAAATGACGAAAATGTTGGACGTCTTGGAGGCGTTCCTCAACTATCATGGTCACATCTATTTGCGGCTGGACGGTTCGACACGCGTCGAACAGCGTCAATTGCATATGGAGCGTTTCAATGGGGACAAGCGCATCTTCTGCTTCATCCTGTCGACACGTTCCGGTGGTGTGGGCATCAATTTAACTGGCGCGGATACTGTGATATTTTACGATTCCGATTGGAATCCCACCATGGATGCGCAAGCGCAAGATCGCTGTCATCGCATCGGGCAGACGCGCGATGTGCACATCTATCGTTTGGTGTCGGAGAAAACCATCGAGGTGAACATACTGAAGAAGGCCAATCAAAAGCGTATGCTCAGCGATATGGCCATCGAAGGTGGTAACTTCACAACAACCTATTTCAAGAGCTCTACCATCAAAGATCTCTTTAATTTGGAGCAAGCCGAACAAGATGGCAGCAATGGTAGTGCTAGCGACGCTACAACTGCGAAAGACAACAAACCGTCAACCTCCACCAGCACTGCTGCGGCGATTGTTAGTGAGCTGGGCAGCGAAATTGAAACGGAGAAGCAGTCATTGCGTGCTTTTGAGAGCGCTCTGGCCGCTGCTGAGGATGAGCAAGATGTACAGGCCACCAAGACGGCTAAAGCGGAAGCAGCTGCCGATTTGGCAGAGTTCGATGAAACCATACCCATCGACGAGGCGACCATGGCCGAAGGCGCCGCGACGACAGAGATGAGTAAAGCCGATTTGGAAATGCAAAATCTAGTGAAACAG CTCTCGCCAATCGAACGCTACGCCATGCGCTTCGTCGAGGAAACCGGCGCCGCCTGGACGGCCGAACAATTGCGCGCCGCGGAGGAGGAAATCGAGGCGCAAAAGCGCGAATGGGAAGCAAATCGTTTGGCGGCATTACAAAAGGAGGAGGAGATGCTGAAGAAGGAGGCTGAAGCCGAGGAAATGCTCACCTACAATCGCAAGGATGCAAGCAATcag ATTTGGATATCGGATAATACGATGGAACAAATGCCG ATGTGGTGTCCACCAACGCCACCGCAAGATGACAACGACATCTACATCGATTACTCGTTGACATTTATGTACGAGATGGGTCCAATACCGGAAACCGAATTGCCACCAGTCTACATTAAGAAGGACTACAAACGTTCACGTGGCGATGCCGGTTTCACGATGGATGGCAGTCGTCGGCCACTGAAGATGCGACGCGAAGACAACTATGTTGCGCCACGTTCACTCTTCGATCGACCATCGGCGGCGATAGCGCGCATACGCCGAGATTTGAAGAATCAACGTTATCGCGGCGTCTTCAAGCCGAACGTACAAATACCCGGACTAAAACCGCAGACACCACAGAAACAGTTGGTGGAACCCGAAGGCATGGTCGAGTGGACCATCTTCGAGGATATTGTCATTTTGCATGTGCTGGTGAATCTACAAGGGTTACCATGCAATCTGATGGTGCTCTCACCGGGACACACGCCCAATTGGGATTTGGTGTCGGAAATCGTCAATTTCCAAGCGAAAACTTTCCGTTCGGCGAAACAATGCCGTTGGCGCTACGAGATGGTTATACAGCCGCGTGAAGAGGGCAAATTTGTGGAGAGCCCCAAGAAACAGAAGAAAATGAAGGCGATGCTAAAGTCGGAGTATCTCAAGGGACCACTGCGTTATCTGCGCACCACTCTGTTGTATGCGAATGACAACAACACCACCTTTACGAAGTTAATGCGTTCGCGTTTCGATTGCATAAAGGCGGCGTATCTGAAGAAGGCGCCACCGCCGAAGCGTCACTTTAGCACACCCAATCTCATGAATCCCAAGCACATGGAAGTGCTGCAAGAGTTCGGCATCAGCAACTACGATCAGCCGATTTCGCCGCTAAATATTGCCGCCATGAAAGCGAATAAGATACGAGAGAAGCAACGCAGTCAGTGTCCACCGCCTCCACCACCGGTGCCTGCGCAATCAGTGCcggtgcaacaacagcagcaacaagtgcaacaacaacagcaaacaaccgCCGTACAAATACAAGAAATGGTTGTGCAACAACAGAGTGTCAGCAGCGCATCTTCTATGCAACAAGCCAGCGGGCTACACACCCAACAGCTCCAGATCCAGCACATAGCCAGCGGCAATGTACAGGGTGTCACGCAGCAGCCGACCGCCACTGCGATTGTGCTACAACATGCTGGCTCCTTGCCGGTGACACATCAACAGCAAACGTCGGGCAATGCGGCGTCACaatcacagcagcaacaacaacagcaaatactgCGTGCGAATATGGGCAACACGCAAATCGTTAAGGCAATCGTGGCGCCACAATCGGGTCTACTAACTGCCGGCCAAATGCAACAGCTGACGCAGCAAGCGGCCGCGGCAGGCGCACAACACGTACAACTGCAACAGCAAGGCGGCAATGTCGGTTCATCATCGACCGTTTCGGTTGTGTTGACCACGCCCGTTCAAACCTTGAGCTCCAGCGTACAGTCGGCGCAGCAACACGTGCAATCGTCCAACGCGCAAATCGTCTCGATTTCGCCACAAACTATAGTCTCCAGCGGCGCCTCGCAGAGTGGCGGTAGCATCGTGCAGACAATACCATCACAAACGCTGCCGCAAGTGGTGTCCGTATCGCAACTTGCCACTGTCGGCACAGTGCTCACGACCTCTGCCAATCTGCAGCCGAGCGGCACCGTCACAACGCTGAACACATCCGCGTTGCGCGCACAACGCATTGTGGCCGCCACCACTGGCGCGCTACAAGACGTCGTGCTGCAACAGCGCAGCGGCAATCCGAGTCCAACAATTGTGTCCATGTCTAATTTGGGTCCCAGCGTAGCGGCTGCACAATTCCAAGCAGCGCAATTGCGTCTTACCTCAATGCCGGGCACAACACAGCAGGTGACAAAGGTGCCGGTCAGCACATTGCAACAGAGCGCCAAGCTTACGGGCAACGTTGGTGGCAACGCACCGCCGCACATACAACTGTATCGGCAGCGTCAACAGTTGAAGGTGCTGCAGACGACATCGGGTCAAGGCGGCGGCCAAACACTCGTACAAACCGCCAGCGGTCAAACGGCGCTCGTGAATGCCGCCGGCACCGTTATACAAGGTAGTCTCGTACAGACGGCCGGTGGACAGGCTACGATGCAGGTGCAGGGACAAAAGGTCGCCGTCGCCACAGTGTCCTCTTCCAATATGGTTGCAGCGCCAAGTGGTGGCGTTGCCACCTCCGTGGCCACAGTACAAGTGGCGCACCAAGGACGTGCGCAGTTCATCAAGCAGGTCGCCGGCAAGCAGACCATAGCGCGGCAAGTTGGTGACGACATGGTGTTGGTCAAGCGGCAGGTGATCGGCGCACATCAGAAGGCGCAAGTGCTGCAGCAGGGACAGATATTCAATACGACCGCGACAACCGCGCAAGGCACCACCGTGCAGTTGCAACAGCAGCAGACGCAGGGTGCTGGCGgcagcgcacaacaacaattgcaagcgcaacagcaacaacaacaagtgcaacaagTGACCGCGCAGCAAATAGCGACGTTGGTGAAGACCTCATCCGGCATCATCATGCAACAAGGTGGCGGTGGCGTCACTGTCTCCACCGGCGGTGGCCAACAGCAAGGCACCACTGTGAACATGGCGGCACTGTCTCACCTCAAACCGGGCGGTCAGATAAAAGTGACCACCTCCATGGCAAATCAAGCGCAAATGCGTCAGCTGCACATGCAACCGCTTAACATGCCGCGCAAAATCAATCGCATGACACAGATTGCCGCAGCCGCCCAGGGTGGCCAACAGGTGACCACCTCAGTGGGTCAATCGCCAACCGGTGCGACCGTGGTGCAACAGCCGAAGGGCGCTGGCGGCGTACAGACGCAATTGGTGCAAATACAGAATACGAAATCGCTGCCCAGTTCGGTGACTGTGCAGCATGTGATGAGGCAAGGTCAGCAGGGTTCGTTGACCGCGACGGGTCTGGTGCTGAGCAAGACGAATGTGGGCCGTGTAATACCTGTGTCGGTGGCATCGCAGTCGAATCAGCGCCAAACCATACAG GTGGTTTCCGCCGCTTCCGCTCAAGCAGCACTCGCCGCCGGCAATCTGCGCGCGCATGTGGCCAGTGGACAAAACATTGCCGGCACCATAAAAGTGGGCACGGCCGGTGGCAATCAATCGCAGACACAACAAACAATACATTTGATACAACAACAAGTGGCCGCACAGCAAGGTCAACGACAAAATGCAAGTCCGGTCCGATTGCAGACGGCCGGTGGCAATTTGGTGGCAGtcgtgcaacaacaaagcatacaacagcagcaacaacaacaagctatgACCAGCTTAGCTTCGTCTGGTGCAGGGCAAGGTGAGGTGATGACTATAACGCAAACCATAGCCACCtctagtggtggtggtggcaaccaacagcagcagcaacaacaacaaacgacgGCGCAACAGGTGCGCACGCTGGTGAAGAAGAAGATCATGCAAATACGCAGTGAGAAGGAGTAA